Proteins from a single region of Nomascus leucogenys isolate Asia chromosome 2, Asia_NLE_v1, whole genome shotgun sequence:
- the FAM170A gene encoding protein FAM170A, whose translation MKRRQKRKHLENEESQETAEKGGGMSKSQEDALQSGSTRVAKGWSQVVGEVTSTSEYFSCVSSSCKLIHGGIQRIHRGSPQPQSPMAQVQERGETPPRSQHVSLSSHSSYKTCVSSLCVNKEERGMKIYYMQVQMKKGVAISWETEETSESLEKQPRMEEVTLAEVVRVGTPPSDVSTRNLLSDSEPSGEEKEHEERTESDSLPGSPTLEDTPRARTPDWLVTVENGFRCMACCRLFTTMEALQEHVQYGIREGFSCHIFHLTMAQLTGNMESESTQDEQEEENGNEEEEEEKPEAKKEEEGQPTEEDLGLRRSWSQCPGCVFHSPKDIPKDRNR comes from the exons ATGAAACGACGACAAAAGAGgaaacatttggaaaatgaagaGTCTCAGGAAACcgctgagaagggaggag GAATGTCAAAGTCCCAAGAGGATGCCCTGCAGTCTGGATCCACTAGAGTGGCCAAAGGCTGGAGCCAAGTGGTGGGAGAAGTTACTTCTACCTCCGAATACTTCTCCTGTGTTTCTTCTTCATGCAAGCTCATCCACGGTG GAATCCAGAGAATACATCGAGGCAGCCCCCAGCCTCAATCACCCATGGCCCAGGTTCAGGAACGAGGAGAGACTCCTCCCCGCTCACAGCATGTCTCCTTGTCATCCCACTCATCCTATAAGACTTGTGTGTCCTCTCTGTGTGTAAACAAAGAGGAAAGGGGCATGAAAATATACTACATGCAGGTACAAATGAAAAAAGGTGTGGCTAtctcctgggagacagaggaaacTTCGGAGTCCTTAGAAAAGCAGCCAAGGATGGAAGAAGTGACCCTTGCTGAGGTTGTGAGGGTAGGTACTCCCCCCTCTGATGTGTCCACCAGAAACCTCCTGTCTGACAGTGAGCCCAGCGGGGAGGAGAAAGAGCATGAGGAAAGGACAGAATCAGACAGCCTGCCAGGCTCACCCACCCTTGAGGACACACCCAGGGCCAGGACTCCTGACTGGCTGGTGACCGTGGAGAACGGCTTCAGGTGCATGGCCTGCTGCCGGTTGTTCACCACCATGGAAGCCCTCCAGGAGCATGTGCAGTATGGGATCAGAGAGGGCTTCAGCTGCCACATCTTTCATCTTACCATGGCTCAGCTGACAGGGAACATGGAATCAGAGAGCACCCAAGACGAGCAGGAGGAGGAAAATggaaatgaggaggaggaggaagagaaaccagaagcaaagaaggaggaggaggggcagccCACAGAGGAAGACCTTGGTCTGAGGAGATCCTGGAGCCAATGTCCAGGCTGTGTGTTTCATTCTCCAAAGGACATTCCAAAGGACAGGAA CAGGTGA